The Cicer arietinum cultivar CDC Frontier isolate Library 1 unplaced genomic scaffold, Cicar.CDCFrontier_v2.0 Ca_scaffold_419_v2.0, whole genome shotgun sequence sequence ATAAAGTACTAACCAATTAACTAAAATGGATAACATTAACCATCTTATGTACATAAAAAAACCATTAACTATCTTGTCGatttctataatttatttttttatagatttaattgcagttttggtctctctattttagttgaatcgcgaaagtagtctcatcattttatttattcccAGCTTTGGTtccccaaacaaaattttggtccaaaactcgatgaatttttatttttttgcgtttatttaagtcacacaatgtcTCAATATCTCGTGGTacaacaattgtacttgaaatctatgatcataaatggtgtggtgtgtcttgaaaagatgaaattttatcaaattttttaccaaaattctgtttgaagaccaaaattgaagataaataaaatgagaaaaatatttcgcgattcagctaaaatagaggaactaaaactgcaattaaacctttttTATATTAGCAATAATAGTTGTAAACAGTGtttcaaatgataaaaaaatgacaaatatatgTTTGTAAGTCCAAAAATATACAAGCATATGAAATTTTTTAGCCCAAAAAACGAGTTTTTAGAAAACTAAGGgcacatatttaaaatattttctgtttttcttcttttaaattttatattagtttgactttttaataaaaaagtaagagatattttaaaattattaactgtctatttttttagagataataaaaatatcaaatttttgttgttgttattttcataaatgcatattcattatataatattttatattctctcaataataatatttcaattaaagagTCTTTcctatagataaaataaaaatacacaaatttctACAAATCAAACGAGACCtattatatgtttgttttatagcTATTGAGGAATTGGTGTGTCAGACCTTCATAATAATGCATCAATTGGAAAGAGAAAGGTttataatatatagtttttataatTCAACTCACACAAGCGCAATTGTCTTAAGggttttattttgtgaaaataatttttttcatttttatatggataaataaagaattgagatattattttatttttattatactattcctttaaaagagaaagaaaatatattgataattaGTGACTGACGTTAAAAGTGAACAATATTTCTTTACACACTTTGTTTTTGTCTAATTTGTTTTGCACCATATTCTATGTATTGCCCACAAATTCTGACTCTGCTATGGCATTCAACGTGGAAAATGAGAAAGGAAAAAAAGTGTAAATTCCAATTTATTATGAGAATTGTCCTACTGCGGTTAGTTGATATTGTAGGAGTTTCTACTTTGGTTTTATTAATCactctattaaaaaattataaaatgaattgtATGTACCTAAATGATTTGTAATATTGGTTTAAACACTTAAATTTGAGACTCCATTATTGACCTATTTCTTACACGTTGTGcacatgaattaaaatatataattaatccagttacattattttttaactattagCGACAAAACatgtaacatttatttttattttttaaaacaaattatataatatttcgtgtaatttcaaacaaacaaacaaataatctattattaatttaaaatctatGAGTATCACACTTAGATACTTAATACTCAAATTATAAGGTTCAGAAATACAGTACTAAAATGATAATTGACATAGACTAAAATTCAACATAAATAAAGCTGACCACTACTACCCCTAGAATTAAATAAGATGTTCCATTACTCTTATGCAAACTTCCTTGAATGTGCAAGTAGATTAGGAATGTCATATGTCAATGTCCAAAAGTAAATGTCATCTCCAAAATACTtaccaataaataataaataaataacaacaaACTAAAACAATACAATCTTTAcctaattaataacattaattcaccCAAAACCAGCATACAATATCACATTTTCACGCTTAGTGGGTCAAGCAACACCGCTAATTAAGGATACGTGGGCTCCAATCACATGAACGTGGACActttaataaatcattaatatattgCGAGAGGTTAACGACAtttcacataacatttattctttgcactttgaacataacatttattcttcacactttgaatatgttcaacacaaccattataacaacttatcacataacatttattcttcACAACACAACTATTgtaacaacatatcacataacatttactCTTCACACTTTGAATATATTCAACACAtgcaaccattataacaacatatcacacCATATTTATTTTCCAACGAAAGTAAGGAGCAATAAAATATCGTGGGTAAAGATACtatacactactagaaaaaacgCTTTTAGAGACCACATTTTCGGTCACTAAATGGAgaaaatcggtcactaaatccATTAGCGACCGAATTAGTGACCAATTTAAATCAGTTGGTAAAACGCTAGTCGCTAGCTGTTGCGACCAAATCagcgaccgaatttagtgaccgatttagcgaccgaatttagtgaccgatttagcgaccgaatttagtgaccgatttagcgaccgaatttagtgaccgatttagtgatcgaatttagtgaccgatttagtgacCGAATTTAGTAACCGGTTTAGTGACTGAATTTTGTGACCGATTTTGTGACTGCATTTTGTGACCGATTATTGAGACTGATTTAGCAAccactttaaattaattttttatgtcattagcgaccgatttagagaCCAAATTTGtggtataaattattatttttattacatatttgATCACCAATTACGTCTTTAAATATTACcgtttttttaattacattactttataaaaattacaaacaaaaaacaaaaatattacacCATCAAATTAACATCATCAAGCATTTTCCAAACCATTAATCAATGGCTCTTTCTGTCCGTCCGATCCATTTCCTTCATCAAATGACATTAATAACTGAGCCCTACATGCCTGTTGTTCCCAATCAGTGGTCCCCACAATATACAACATAAGTCCCGCACAACAAACTTGGGCCGATAAAAGGCCCAACCAAAGCCCACAAAACCCAAAATCAAACCAAAAAGCAAGCCCAACCGCAACCGGCATCCCCACCATATAAAAAGCACTTAAATTCACATTCGCCGCCCCTTTCGGCCGTGCCGTTCCCCTCACAACACCGCAACCAACCGTCTGCGGACAGTTTCCAAGCTCACACAATCCTAATATCGGTAACGCCACCGCTGTTAACCGTAAAATCTCTTCATCTCCGGTGAACATCTTCCCCCACCTCCGTCTCATCATCATAGCAAAAACCGCCGCCGTAAATCCCATAATCGCCGCAAAAAACACCGCCAACACCGCTGAAACTCTCGCACTTTTAGGACGATTCGCTCCAAGCTCATTTCCAACACGCGCCGAAACCGCGAGTCCCAACGACGAAGGAAAAACGTAAATCAACGACGTCGTTTGAATTAAAATCCCCATAGCAGCAACAGTAGCAGTGGGGTCCACCAGTACCCCACATAAAACAATAACTATCTCATACCACCACCATTCTAAACAAACCGAAACACAGCTCGGCGCAGCGAGCCGAATCAACGGCTCCCAGCCGGAAAAACACTTTAAACTCGGCGCATTCCACGTTGCTTTGTGGACCCCACTTATCCAAATATAAACAatcaaaaaaaccaaaaccGAAAAATTAGAAGCAGCCGAAGCAATAGCAATTCCAGAAATTCCTCttttgaaaagtaaaaaattaaaaggtaaaTGTAAAAAAGTTCCGACCAACGTTGCTAAAGTAACCGGGTAGGTGACGGATTGAGCGCGAAGGTAAACTCTAATTGGATGAAGAAAAGAGTTAGTTACAAGATCGGGTAACATAAAAACAAGATAAGTCTGTGACATGCGGGTGATTTTTTCATCTTGATGTAAAAAATAGAAGATTCTAGACATTTGATACCATAAGAAAGAAATGGGAATGGAACAcactaaaagaaaaattatgcaCCGTTGAAGTGTTAATGAGAGAAGTTTTGGACGGTTAGCACCGAAAGCTTGAGAACAAAGCGGTTCCATTCCTAACGATAAACCGGAAAGAACGGAATAACCGGTTATGTTTGCAAAAGCTATTGCTAATGAACCTGCTGCGAGTTCCACGTCACCTAGTTTACCGAGGAACATCATAGATACCATGGAACGCGCGTAGAATATTAAAGCTGTTAGTGCTATTGGTAACGCCACTGCTAAAAGGGATTTCACTTCGGTAATTATCATCTGCGTCTCATTTTCCGTGTCTCGCATTGTGGAATCAGCCATTGAAATTAGATTTTCCGTGTAGTTGTTCATAGTACTAGTTTTTTTCTCTTCTAATTATATGTTTATTGTATACTATGTGTGTAAAATTGACACTGCAAAGTGAAAGAGATACTCTCGTAAAGAGCACTCTGTTTTTTTATGACGATGTGTGAGAGAATGGTTGATTTGAGAACCGTGGtgttctataaatagagattttgAATTGAAGCGTGcgtgttttttttgtttaaaatatgtgtttttttcttaattactattttttttttatagttttaaatttcGGTCAACAATTATAATTACAGTAATAATATTTCGAATTCTAAAATCTTTGCAACAACATCGTATCTACAATTTCATTTGTAAAAGGTTGGAACATAACCGCGCTGTATttgcaatttaaaattattcttttttaattaataaattataaaatgggATGGCATTGTGCTTGCATTGTTTTAGTTAAGGAATGAATCAAAGGTTGACATATAAACTATAAagtcaatatttttatattatgtttatgCTAATGCATTAGTAAGTGCTGTCTTTCATTGTTTAAACGAGCATGAATGATGACGAGTTCATGCGTGAAAGGTGAAAATTTTCTTAGACTCACTCTATTGTTACAAGTGTTTTACTTTTAACTTatgtttattttcttattgTTTTCTAGATTTTTAGAAAAGATGTCATAAAATGTCTGTATACTAGTACTGGAACAATTCCCAatttcagaaagaaaaaataaacaattccCAATACTCTTCGAAAATATTGGTAGTtgctattttaatatttaatttagttattattttaaattaattataaaatgactaaaataatttttaaaatatacaacttactactataaaatttttaaaagatataatttaatgttaaataaTATATGATCACTGTAAAGttagagattaaaattaattaatcctTTAATAATCCATAATTAATTTCAAAGACCTTATAATTTCAAAggcaaaaaattaattttattttttgtataaaaatgttaataaagttaGCAGGAGTTctattgtcaaaaaaaaatgttaccaATATATGGTGAGATCAATTTGTTTATAACTTTTATCACTCTACTCCTCTAGATTTTACACTCCAATTACCTATCtgaatttatagtaataaaaaaaaggttagCTTTTTACATAATGACGAACTAAATTAGAATATTGTTTAGAAGTGATAAATCTATATTTAGTCTAATATATTTCGAATAGATTTAAGATAGAGGAcctatgaaaacaaaaaattaattaagagttacccaaaaaaattaatcttcCTGCATTTCTCTTCCCCCAATTAGTATGTGGTAATGTAGCACCTTGACGTTATCAAAGATAGCTTATTTCATCGGTTTGTGATAACTAATTGGACTAAGAGATATTAAAATAGACTAGACCGTATGGGACATGCCATTTGGCtcacatattaatatatgtttgATGGAGATTAGCTATGAAAATCTTCTAAATCATAATACAACTCTCAAGTGACTTTAAATTTCACACTCCTAACTTTATTATGTTTATAATGCAGATTGATTTAGTTTTAGAAATTGTGAATGATGATGaccaatttttttacttaaaggGACATAGGTCAAgaagttatattttttgaattgttaGACCATTGATCTTTTtgataaactatatatatttaatatttgattatcTATTTTTGTCATGTTAAATGtcgttttattatttttaaagttgcaCTTTATTACTTTAAATCAGACTACACTTTTGTTACCTTATTTACGTGGTGTTatgtgttataattttattttatcatctctacttttgttttaattattatttaattaatatagaaaaacatcaacaacaaaaaacggATTGTAGTATCCCATTGGCCGGGGTCATCCATATTGTGCAGATTATTCCTAAAAAATGGTGTCTAAATATCAAAAAAAGTTAAACCGAATAGACCTACTCACACAATTAAATCTTTTATGTCAGAGTAGATCGAATTATGTCAGTCAATTTAACAGCTATAATTAAACTCataaacaatgaaaaaaaaaaaaaaaaaaaaaaggtcagCAATAGCAACAACAAACTAAATTA is a genomic window containing:
- the LOC101500520 gene encoding protein DETOXIFICATION 51-like produces the protein MNNYTENLISMADSTMRDTENETQMIITEVKSLLAVALPIALTALIFYARSMVSMMFLGKLGDVELAAGSLAIAFANITGYSVLSGLSLGMEPLCSQAFGANRPKLLSLTLQRCIIFLLVCSIPISFLWYQMSRIFYFLHQDEKITRMSQTYLVFMLPDLVTNSFLHPIRVYLRAQSVTYPVTLATLVGTFLHLPFNFLLFKRGISGIAIASAASNFSVLVFLIVYIWISGVHKATWNAPSLKCFSGWEPLIRLAAPSCVSVCLEWWWYEIVIVLCGVLVDPTATVAAMGILIQTTSLIYVFPSSLGLAVSARVGNELGANRPKSARVSAVLAVFFAAIMGFTAAVFAMMMRRRWGKMFTGDEEILRLTAVALPILGLCELGNCPQTVGCGVVRGTARPKGAANVNLSAFYMVGMPVAVGLAFWFDFGFCGLWLGLLSAQVCCAGLMLYIVGTTDWEQQACRAQLLMSFDEGNGSDGQKEPLINGLENA